The Bacteroides fragilis NCTC 9343 genome includes the window CTCACCTTACTGAAATTGAGCGTCTTCATCGCATCCGCCAGCACAGGCCCCGGACGGAAGTTCACTCTCGCCTTGCTGATATTCGCCGCTTTGAAATCCTCCGCCTTCTCCGCTCCCCTGCTTCGCAGGCCCACCTGGAAGGTGCCGATATTCCCCAGCCTGACAATCTCTCCCCTCGACAGGCCATCCACCATTTCATCCTCCAGCGCCTTCAGCACTGCCACGACATCCGCCGAATGTACCGTACAGGCCTTTTCCACCCGGGTCGAGATCTCGTCCAGCCCCACATCGCCGCTGGCCTGTGCCTGGGCATAATACTTGGCGGGATCATCCTTCTTCAGCATGT containing:
- a CDS encoding HU family DNA-binding protein, giving the protein MSKEVTYSVVARKNMLKKDDPAKYYAQAQASGDVGLDEISTRVEKACTVHSADVVAVLKALEDEMVDGLSRGEIVRLGNIGTFQVGLRSRGAEKAEDFKAANISKARVNFRPGPVLADAMKTLNFSKVSTRAAQKGDGGGDGDIVDDPTA